In Temnothorax longispinosus isolate EJ_2023e chromosome 10, Tlon_JGU_v1, whole genome shotgun sequence, a single window of DNA contains:
- the LOC139820236 gene encoding uncharacterized protein, translated as MITETNSSHTSVISRKDNSVKNTKRKERIFNKNKEPLTVSLNASTVDSMDTNASNINTIFEKVLKPRWILQPNEIQKFKIRYQPEEIGTHRQTYALSIIDGNDITYDINVYSVADIPRLDMNPNTIFSKIKETKMNDIIDPTYFSDVSIYDFGSLLVFQKDERAHRREAKFKFCNVSKVNAEVSFSLQENNPDIFIIEPERLYIQICWTV; from the exons ATGATTACGGAAACCAATTCTTCGCACACTAGTGTGATTAGTAGGAAAGATAATTCGGTAAAGAATACAAAGCGCAAGGAGCGTATcttcaacaaaaataaagaaccATTGACGGTATCGTTAAACGCATCTACGGTAGACAGCATGGATACTAATGCatctaatattaatacaatcttcgaaaaagtattaaaacCACGATGGATTTTGCAACCTAACGAAATTCAGAAATTCAAGATTCGATATCAACCCGAAGAAATAGGAACTCACCGACAAACATACGCGTTATCCATCATCGATGGCAATGATATCACTTATGATATCAATGTGTATAGCGTCGCAGACATTCCGAGACTGGATATGAACCCtaacactattttttcaaag atcaaagaaacaaaaatgaaCGATATAATCGACCCCACATACTTCTCCGACGTCAGTATCTATGACTTTGGATCATTACTGGTGTTTCAAAAGGATGAAAG AGCTCATCGTCGTGAAGCAAAATTCAAGTTCTGTAATGTATCCAAAGTTAATGCAGAAGTATCCTTCTCCCTCCAGGAAAATAAtccagatatttttattatagaaccGGAGAGACTTTATATTCAGATAT GCTGGACAGTGTGa
- the LOC139820237 gene encoding hydrocephalus-inducing protein-like, with product MTEIKTENTIKKDHDKSTDTSSRKDKSRIEKSDDRKVKDLAAMLKIGPFTVRKTEGNLQPGEIDTITIECYPEFVGSQEEDIIILAPDSVPEGRNGKIIKLSVNSCIPSIDLQDLDAIFHENHIVDCIKDFTCPKEIGAHTVFARQEKCLYFRYVSVFHTHTAYLVLHNRNVIPVDVELTILTDSFTPKTLRPDTFILTPERERIPAMSHKRFAISFNPSFIEVRLSLFSRNKF from the exons ATGACAGAAATTAAGACAGAAAACACGATCAAAAAGGATCATGATAAATCGACAGATACGTCATCGAGAAAAGATAAATCGCGAATCGAAAAATCAGATGACAG GAAAGTGAAAGACCTTGCGgctatgttaaaaattggcCCCTTTACTGTGAGAAAAACCGAGGGAAACCTTCAGCCCGGGGAGATCGATACCATAACAATCGAGTGTTATCCTGAATTCGTAGGCTCTCAAGAGgaagatataattattctcgCGCCCGATAGCGTTCCCGAAGGCAGAAATggcaaaataataaagctaTCCGTTAATTCCTGCATACCCAGCATCGATCTTCAAGATCTCGACGCTATATTTCACGAAAATCACATTGTGGATTGCATTAAAGACTTTACTTGTCCGAAAGAA ATCGGTGCACATACCGTATTCGCTCGTCAAGAAAAATGCCTGTACTTTCGTTATGTCAGTGTGTTCCACACCCATACGGCGTACCTCGTGCTTCACAATCGGAACGTAATACCCGTCGACGTGGAACTGACCATACTCACTGATTCATTTACACCGAAAACTCTGAGACCTGACACTTTCATTTTAACACCCGAAAGAGAACGCATTCCGGCAATGAGTCACAAGAGATTCGCGATTTCGTTCAATCCATCGTTTATAGAGGTAAGGTTATCTttgttttcaagaaataaattttag
- the LOC139820663 gene encoding hydrocephalus-inducing protein isoform X1, protein MYKETNRACDIDFLNFRLRYEGIQLTILCWQTSEYAFAFSNTGTVDIEYAWQINMDEQYPVRSVANYSSRSRRNDARSKITSLTSHEHRQRHNPSFVGSVKSNRRQLLSSRDNLIEVKPTARQCGPSDLFSSSAGLTERSSDSWLESDDLPFGIYPEKGILSPDESVECVLRFSPVDVFDYKAYLTCKMENLDPELPELVIPIVGRSLLPYCHFDIPESDYLLGDRRDAKLPGPIGYQPDDNSLPEGTRVIELDVIGIGGSHVIKFRMINPTSDDYHFAWEDRTRHAEGEIPKFHCTLPEGIAERGKQVDFAFTFLAEDIGIFESFWLFRVEKYNLECFFLFVATVRESSVCCSLAHLKMRPTVLGTNVRGSVSIINNEEFQIPFHIARDSLYSEGRLQHLKITPMSGILPAKSEQIFWIEYQPTLVGEFQFSVKCVVKRMKALLTIFVTTTSYDIIVSVTYVDQHGQIARLNQNKENIIDYGKLMLKTPVTITFEIINSSKMTLYYSWDLGMTSEIISRNMYTIAMPQTQDHVLSESRSNCSLIVTALQKTVIKNHPILLKISRGPTYRLILKATANKPILEFSFNYYDFGPCYIRNVTPYHIDLRITNSDDVPYILECKFEKKPHISVNLDALSETIIARSSIIVPITFRPLEQVHYRDDLHFIINSTIEKKITITGEGIIHKIRLVNPRDKSVDLGNLPINKIATKKVPVINDGRAALELKFDLMKNLPGYDRFRERFQICPDKIDQENSKKDHTRASISETKRSHTLDVTLQTVEPDLSEVLEIEPAESIVLQPGKIANVVVKYKSTRRMRPFVVKMAYQTNSMIQPLFILRGSCIGAEFRLNRTYVPFGIVVQRCLSETKIVLLNTGDIGARFKWNTSKLPSDFSIAPAAGYCSPGMDVNFVVSFRPTQHDSLIEGNATLEIEKYGDLSVRITGASCKLPDPVDTLFFSCRVREKIMRSLNVENDTATPWKLKPEITGDYFFVDEVLHVPSKKSATCAVTYAPLVMNSENNHHEGTLLLKLPDDKAPLVYCLRGLSLPPQVLQRITRQFPAKTKYTELLPVYNWLSRQQRFECKIVNTNGNEPVENVKVFTFIGNSKIDVPANGQRDYRAEFYSYKESKYNFKETIGIEYRPLHPAEETAVNLDINCEELGLFPYELRLRAIPAPAEKTTHVVAVLGGSTTFSLTISNHARKTAVFAIKVNNECFTTPKNVEVPALKNATFDVTYEPCDVDNISATLTATSEIAGEFVFPLVGTYSLPKPQGPYTVTADVPASIPFKNIFKETKSFELILDNPEVFATTTSLDKIKAKQVVSIIVRLKDTSNSKVELENDGYPVTGKLLICSTDPKISHINWIYYLRGVRE, encoded by the exons AtgtataaagaaacaaatcgCGCTTGCGACATCGACTTTCTCAATTTTCGGTTGAGATACGAGGGAATTCAATTAACAATTCTCTGTTGGCAGACAAGCGAATACGCATTCGCTTTTTCGAATACCGGCACCGTCGACATCGAATACGCGTGGCAGATAAATATGGACGAGCAGTACCCGGTGAGATCGGTCGCGAATTATTCGTCAAGATCGCGAAGGAACGATGCTCGATCAAAAATTACCTCATTAACGTCTCACGAACATCGTCAACGACACAATCCGAGTTTCGTCGGGAGCGTAAAATCGAATCGTCGACAGCTCCTGTCGTCTCGAG ACAATCTTATCGAGGTGAAACCAACTGCTCGCCAATGCGGTCCATCCGATCTCTTTAGCAGCAGCGCCGGACTGACGGAAAGAAGTAGCGACAGCTGGTTAGAGAGCGACGATCTTCCGTTTGGAATTTATCCCGAAAAGGGAATTTTATCGCCGGATGAATCCGTGGAATGCGTTTTGCGATTCTCCCCCGTGGATGTGTTCGACTACAAGGCATATCTTACATGCAA AATGGAGAATCTCGATCCGGAGCTGCCGGAGTTGGTTATTCCCATCGTCGGAAGAAGTTTGTTGCCGTACTGCCACTTCGACATACCGGAAAGCGACTATCTGCTCGGTGATAGACGCGACGCGAAACTGCCAGGACCCATCGGTTACCAACCGGATGATAATTCTCTTCCGGAGGGTACGAGAGTGATTGAGCTCGACGTGATCGGAATCGGCGGGTCTCacgtaat CAAGTTCCGAATGATAAATCCAACGTCGGACGACTATCATTTCGCTTGGGAGGATCGTACCCGTCACGCCGAAGGCGAGATCCCGAAATTTCATTGTACACTTCCGGAAGGAATCGCTGAGCGAGGAAAACAAGTCGACTTCGCGTTTACGTTTCTTGCGGAGGACATCGGCATTTTCGAATCCTTCTGGTTGTTCCGTGTCGAAAAATACAATCTGGAGTGTTTTTTTCTGTTCGTCGCAACGGTCAGAGAATCGTCGGTTTGCTGTTCGCTTGCCCATCTAAAAATGAGACCAACCGTATTGG GGACCAATGTGCGAGGTTCGGTAAGCATAATTAACAACGAGGAATTTCAGATTCCCTTTCACATCGCGCGAGATTCTTTATATTCCGAAGGGCGGCTTCAGCATTTAAAGATAACGCCTATGAGTGGCATTTTGCCAGCGAAAAGCGAGCAGATATTTTg GATCGAGTATCAGCCTACGCTTGTTGgcgaatttcaattttctgtaaaatGCGTTGTAAAAAGAATGAAGGCATTATTGACTATATTTGTTACGACGACGTCGTACGATATTATCGTTTCCGTTACGTACGTCGATCAGCACGGCCAGATAGCGCGACTAaatcagaataaagaaaatattatcgacTACGGGAaa ttgATGTTAAAAACGCCCGTTACTATCacgtttgaaataataaactcGAGCAAGATGACGCTTTACTACTCTTGGGACCTCGGCATGACATCGGAAATAATTAGCAGAAATATGTACACGATTGCAATGCCTCAAACGCAGGATCACGTGCTTAGCGAGTCGCGTTCCAACTGTTCTCTCATTGTCACAGCGTTACAAAAGACGGTGATAAAGAATCATCCCATTCTCTTGAAG ATTTCTAGAGGACCGACCTACCGACTAATCTTGAAAGCAACAGCGAATAAACCGATTTTGGAGttcagttttaattattacgacTTTGGACCGTGCTACATTCGAAACGTCACTCCGTATCACATCGACTTACGCATCACGAATTCAGACGATGTTCCGTACAT ATTGGAATGCAAATTTGAGAAGAAACCACACATCTCTGTAAATCTAGATGCCCTTTCAGAGACAATAATCGCTCGGTCAAGTATTATCGTTCCGATAACATTTCGACCTTTGGAACAGGTGCATTATCGTGAtgatttgcattttataatcaattcGACGatcgaaaaaaagattactatAACTGGCGAAGGAATTATACATAAG ATTCGTTTAGTAAATCCGCGCGACAAATCAGTGGATCTTGGTAATCtaccaattaataaaatagcaacTAAAAAAGTGCCAGTGATCAACGACGGACGTGCTGCACTCGAGTTGAAGTTCGATCTTATGAAGAATCTACCTGGATACGATCGATTTCGCGAACGATTTCAAATTTGTCCGGATAAGATCGACCAAGAGAATTCCAAAAAGGATCACACTCGAGCATCGATTTCTGAAACAAAACGTTCGCATACGCTCGACGTGACTCTTCAGACCGTCGAACCCGATCTGTCCGAAGTTCTGGAGATCGAGCCGGCAGAATCGATCGTACTTCAGCCGGGGAAAATTGCGAATGTCGttgtaaaatacaaatctACGCGCAGGATGCGTCCTTTCGTCGTTAAGATGGCTTACCAAACCAATTCCATGATTCAACCGTTATTTATCTTGCGCGGAAGCTGTATAGGCGCGGAGTTCCGTTTGAACAGGACTTATGTTCCTTTCGGTATAGTCGTTCAACGTTGTCTCAGCGAGACAAAGATAGTGCTATTGAACACGGGAGATATTGGTGCCAG ATTCAAGTGGAACACGTCGAAATTGCCCAGTGATTTTAGCATCGCTCCTGCGGCTGGCTATTGCTCTCCTGGTATGGACGTCAACTTCGTTGTCAGTTTCCGACCTACTCAGCACGACAGTTTGATCGAGGGCAAT GCAACgcttgaaattgaaaaatatggaGATCTCAGCGTAAGAATTACCGGAGCTAGCTGCAAGCTACCCGACCCGGTTGACACTCTGTTCTTCTCGTGTCGCGTTCGCGAGAAAATAATGAGGTCTCTAAACGTCGAAAACGACACCGCGACTCCTTGGAAATTGAAACCGGAGATTACCGGCGACTATTTCTTCGTCGACGAGGTCTTGCACGTTCCTTCGAAAAAATCTGCTACCTGCGCAGTCACCTATGCCCCTCTAGTCATGAACAGCGAGAATAATCACCACGAA GGTACGTTGCTTCTAAAGCTACCGGATGACAAAGCGCCTTTGGTGTACTGTCTTCGAGGACTCAGTCTACCTCCGCAAGTTCTCCAAAGGATTACACGTCAATTCCCGGCAAAGACGAAGTACACCGAATTGTTACCTGTCTACAATTGGCTGAGCAGGCAGCAACGATTCGAATGCAAAATTGTGAATACAAACGGCAACGAGCCCGTCGAG AATGTCaaagtattcacttttatCGGCAATAGCAAGATAGATGTGCCGGCGAACGGCCAGCGAGATTATCGCGCAGAGTTTTACTCCTACAAAGaatcgaaatataattttaag GAAACCATCGGTATTGAGTATCGTCCTTTACACCCTGCCGAGGAAACCGCGGTAAACTTGGACATCAACTGCGAGGAGCTCGGACTGTTTCCCTATGAGCTGCGATTGCGAGCGATACCAGCACCCGCGGAGAAAACGACTCACGTCGTCGCGGTACTCGGCGGTTCCACCACCTTCTCTCTGACTATAAGCAATCACGCCCGAAAGACTGCGGTATTCGCCATCAAG GTGAATAACGAATGCTTCACGACTCCGAAGAACGTCGAGGTGCCAGCTTTGAAGAATGCTACATTCGATGTAACTTACGAGCCCTGCGACGTCGACAACATCTCCGCTACTTTGACAGCCACATCCGAGATTGCCGGCGAATTTGT ATTTCCTCTTGTCGGCACGTATTCCTTACCGAAACCTCAAGGACCGTATACAGTTACCGCTGACGTGCCGGCTTCTATAccattcaaaaatatatttaaagaaaccAAATCTTTCGAGCTTATCTTGGACAATCCCGAAGTTTTCGCAACGACGACGTCGTTGGACAAAATTAAAGCCAAACAG GTGGTCTCTATCATCGTTCGCTTAAAAGATACGTCAAACAGTAAGGTAGAACTGGAAAACGACGGTTATCCAGTAACCGGAAAACTTCTGATATGCAGCACAGATCCTAAGATTTCCCATATCAAttggatttattatttaagaggtgtacgcgaataa
- the LOC139820663 gene encoding hydrocephalus-inducing protein isoform X2 has protein sequence MDEQYPVRSVANYSSRSRRNDARSKITSLTSHEHRQRHNPSFVGSVKSNRRQLLSSRDNLIEVKPTARQCGPSDLFSSSAGLTERSSDSWLESDDLPFGIYPEKGILSPDESVECVLRFSPVDVFDYKAYLTCKMENLDPELPELVIPIVGRSLLPYCHFDIPESDYLLGDRRDAKLPGPIGYQPDDNSLPEGTRVIELDVIGIGGSHVIKFRMINPTSDDYHFAWEDRTRHAEGEIPKFHCTLPEGIAERGKQVDFAFTFLAEDIGIFESFWLFRVEKYNLECFFLFVATVRESSVCCSLAHLKMRPTVLGTNVRGSVSIINNEEFQIPFHIARDSLYSEGRLQHLKITPMSGILPAKSEQIFWIEYQPTLVGEFQFSVKCVVKRMKALLTIFVTTTSYDIIVSVTYVDQHGQIARLNQNKENIIDYGKLMLKTPVTITFEIINSSKMTLYYSWDLGMTSEIISRNMYTIAMPQTQDHVLSESRSNCSLIVTALQKTVIKNHPILLKISRGPTYRLILKATANKPILEFSFNYYDFGPCYIRNVTPYHIDLRITNSDDVPYILECKFEKKPHISVNLDALSETIIARSSIIVPITFRPLEQVHYRDDLHFIINSTIEKKITITGEGIIHKIRLVNPRDKSVDLGNLPINKIATKKVPVINDGRAALELKFDLMKNLPGYDRFRERFQICPDKIDQENSKKDHTRASISETKRSHTLDVTLQTVEPDLSEVLEIEPAESIVLQPGKIANVVVKYKSTRRMRPFVVKMAYQTNSMIQPLFILRGSCIGAEFRLNRTYVPFGIVVQRCLSETKIVLLNTGDIGARFKWNTSKLPSDFSIAPAAGYCSPGMDVNFVVSFRPTQHDSLIEGNATLEIEKYGDLSVRITGASCKLPDPVDTLFFSCRVREKIMRSLNVENDTATPWKLKPEITGDYFFVDEVLHVPSKKSATCAVTYAPLVMNSENNHHEGTLLLKLPDDKAPLVYCLRGLSLPPQVLQRITRQFPAKTKYTELLPVYNWLSRQQRFECKIVNTNGNEPVENVKVFTFIGNSKIDVPANGQRDYRAEFYSYKESKYNFKETIGIEYRPLHPAEETAVNLDINCEELGLFPYELRLRAIPAPAEKTTHVVAVLGGSTTFSLTISNHARKTAVFAIKVNNECFTTPKNVEVPALKNATFDVTYEPCDVDNISATLTATSEIAGEFVFPLVGTYSLPKPQGPYTVTADVPASIPFKNIFKETKSFELILDNPEVFATTTSLDKIKAKQVVSIIVRLKDTSNSKVELENDGYPVTGKLLICSTDPKISHINWIYYLRGVRE, from the exons ATGGACGAGCAGTACCCGGTGAGATCGGTCGCGAATTATTCGTCAAGATCGCGAAGGAACGATGCTCGATCAAAAATTACCTCATTAACGTCTCACGAACATCGTCAACGACACAATCCGAGTTTCGTCGGGAGCGTAAAATCGAATCGTCGACAGCTCCTGTCGTCTCGAG ACAATCTTATCGAGGTGAAACCAACTGCTCGCCAATGCGGTCCATCCGATCTCTTTAGCAGCAGCGCCGGACTGACGGAAAGAAGTAGCGACAGCTGGTTAGAGAGCGACGATCTTCCGTTTGGAATTTATCCCGAAAAGGGAATTTTATCGCCGGATGAATCCGTGGAATGCGTTTTGCGATTCTCCCCCGTGGATGTGTTCGACTACAAGGCATATCTTACATGCAA AATGGAGAATCTCGATCCGGAGCTGCCGGAGTTGGTTATTCCCATCGTCGGAAGAAGTTTGTTGCCGTACTGCCACTTCGACATACCGGAAAGCGACTATCTGCTCGGTGATAGACGCGACGCGAAACTGCCAGGACCCATCGGTTACCAACCGGATGATAATTCTCTTCCGGAGGGTACGAGAGTGATTGAGCTCGACGTGATCGGAATCGGCGGGTCTCacgtaat CAAGTTCCGAATGATAAATCCAACGTCGGACGACTATCATTTCGCTTGGGAGGATCGTACCCGTCACGCCGAAGGCGAGATCCCGAAATTTCATTGTACACTTCCGGAAGGAATCGCTGAGCGAGGAAAACAAGTCGACTTCGCGTTTACGTTTCTTGCGGAGGACATCGGCATTTTCGAATCCTTCTGGTTGTTCCGTGTCGAAAAATACAATCTGGAGTGTTTTTTTCTGTTCGTCGCAACGGTCAGAGAATCGTCGGTTTGCTGTTCGCTTGCCCATCTAAAAATGAGACCAACCGTATTGG GGACCAATGTGCGAGGTTCGGTAAGCATAATTAACAACGAGGAATTTCAGATTCCCTTTCACATCGCGCGAGATTCTTTATATTCCGAAGGGCGGCTTCAGCATTTAAAGATAACGCCTATGAGTGGCATTTTGCCAGCGAAAAGCGAGCAGATATTTTg GATCGAGTATCAGCCTACGCTTGTTGgcgaatttcaattttctgtaaaatGCGTTGTAAAAAGAATGAAGGCATTATTGACTATATTTGTTACGACGACGTCGTACGATATTATCGTTTCCGTTACGTACGTCGATCAGCACGGCCAGATAGCGCGACTAaatcagaataaagaaaatattatcgacTACGGGAaa ttgATGTTAAAAACGCCCGTTACTATCacgtttgaaataataaactcGAGCAAGATGACGCTTTACTACTCTTGGGACCTCGGCATGACATCGGAAATAATTAGCAGAAATATGTACACGATTGCAATGCCTCAAACGCAGGATCACGTGCTTAGCGAGTCGCGTTCCAACTGTTCTCTCATTGTCACAGCGTTACAAAAGACGGTGATAAAGAATCATCCCATTCTCTTGAAG ATTTCTAGAGGACCGACCTACCGACTAATCTTGAAAGCAACAGCGAATAAACCGATTTTGGAGttcagttttaattattacgacTTTGGACCGTGCTACATTCGAAACGTCACTCCGTATCACATCGACTTACGCATCACGAATTCAGACGATGTTCCGTACAT ATTGGAATGCAAATTTGAGAAGAAACCACACATCTCTGTAAATCTAGATGCCCTTTCAGAGACAATAATCGCTCGGTCAAGTATTATCGTTCCGATAACATTTCGACCTTTGGAACAGGTGCATTATCGTGAtgatttgcattttataatcaattcGACGatcgaaaaaaagattactatAACTGGCGAAGGAATTATACATAAG ATTCGTTTAGTAAATCCGCGCGACAAATCAGTGGATCTTGGTAATCtaccaattaataaaatagcaacTAAAAAAGTGCCAGTGATCAACGACGGACGTGCTGCACTCGAGTTGAAGTTCGATCTTATGAAGAATCTACCTGGATACGATCGATTTCGCGAACGATTTCAAATTTGTCCGGATAAGATCGACCAAGAGAATTCCAAAAAGGATCACACTCGAGCATCGATTTCTGAAACAAAACGTTCGCATACGCTCGACGTGACTCTTCAGACCGTCGAACCCGATCTGTCCGAAGTTCTGGAGATCGAGCCGGCAGAATCGATCGTACTTCAGCCGGGGAAAATTGCGAATGTCGttgtaaaatacaaatctACGCGCAGGATGCGTCCTTTCGTCGTTAAGATGGCTTACCAAACCAATTCCATGATTCAACCGTTATTTATCTTGCGCGGAAGCTGTATAGGCGCGGAGTTCCGTTTGAACAGGACTTATGTTCCTTTCGGTATAGTCGTTCAACGTTGTCTCAGCGAGACAAAGATAGTGCTATTGAACACGGGAGATATTGGTGCCAG ATTCAAGTGGAACACGTCGAAATTGCCCAGTGATTTTAGCATCGCTCCTGCGGCTGGCTATTGCTCTCCTGGTATGGACGTCAACTTCGTTGTCAGTTTCCGACCTACTCAGCACGACAGTTTGATCGAGGGCAAT GCAACgcttgaaattgaaaaatatggaGATCTCAGCGTAAGAATTACCGGAGCTAGCTGCAAGCTACCCGACCCGGTTGACACTCTGTTCTTCTCGTGTCGCGTTCGCGAGAAAATAATGAGGTCTCTAAACGTCGAAAACGACACCGCGACTCCTTGGAAATTGAAACCGGAGATTACCGGCGACTATTTCTTCGTCGACGAGGTCTTGCACGTTCCTTCGAAAAAATCTGCTACCTGCGCAGTCACCTATGCCCCTCTAGTCATGAACAGCGAGAATAATCACCACGAA GGTACGTTGCTTCTAAAGCTACCGGATGACAAAGCGCCTTTGGTGTACTGTCTTCGAGGACTCAGTCTACCTCCGCAAGTTCTCCAAAGGATTACACGTCAATTCCCGGCAAAGACGAAGTACACCGAATTGTTACCTGTCTACAATTGGCTGAGCAGGCAGCAACGATTCGAATGCAAAATTGTGAATACAAACGGCAACGAGCCCGTCGAG AATGTCaaagtattcacttttatCGGCAATAGCAAGATAGATGTGCCGGCGAACGGCCAGCGAGATTATCGCGCAGAGTTTTACTCCTACAAAGaatcgaaatataattttaag GAAACCATCGGTATTGAGTATCGTCCTTTACACCCTGCCGAGGAAACCGCGGTAAACTTGGACATCAACTGCGAGGAGCTCGGACTGTTTCCCTATGAGCTGCGATTGCGAGCGATACCAGCACCCGCGGAGAAAACGACTCACGTCGTCGCGGTACTCGGCGGTTCCACCACCTTCTCTCTGACTATAAGCAATCACGCCCGAAAGACTGCGGTATTCGCCATCAAG GTGAATAACGAATGCTTCACGACTCCGAAGAACGTCGAGGTGCCAGCTTTGAAGAATGCTACATTCGATGTAACTTACGAGCCCTGCGACGTCGACAACATCTCCGCTACTTTGACAGCCACATCCGAGATTGCCGGCGAATTTGT ATTTCCTCTTGTCGGCACGTATTCCTTACCGAAACCTCAAGGACCGTATACAGTTACCGCTGACGTGCCGGCTTCTATAccattcaaaaatatatttaaagaaaccAAATCTTTCGAGCTTATCTTGGACAATCCCGAAGTTTTCGCAACGACGACGTCGTTGGACAAAATTAAAGCCAAACAG GTGGTCTCTATCATCGTTCGCTTAAAAGATACGTCAAACAGTAAGGTAGAACTGGAAAACGACGGTTATCCAGTAACCGGAAAACTTCTGATATGCAGCACAGATCCTAAGATTTCCCATATCAAttggatttattatttaagaggtgtacgcgaataa